From Arcticibacter tournemirensis, one genomic window encodes:
- a CDS encoding PQQ-dependent sugar dehydrogenase, with translation MLKYLSTIAFIGSIIIFCSSFSKQADNSAQIATLPSLKDSSGFKKAALNYTTYCAGCHGEKMDAFVDRKWKFGNSRKDLFTSIKLGHPNEGMPAFDATFSDGEIYQISDYILHGIENVSKYSFNERPSSNIFKTEEMTIRLDTVARGMDVPWGMAFLPNGDILVTDRNGSFYRVKKDKSLQPIDGAPEVLNRGQGGLMDVVPDPSFNENKFIYLSYSKFRKEGDAVLATTAIMKAKLEGDKLIEQKDIFVALPYSRTQHHYGSRMQFGRDGYLYFSVGERGNEKENPQQIKANDLGKIHRIKSDGSIPSDNPFVKTKGAEPSIYSYGHRNPQALTIHPLTGKIWETEHGPRGGDEINVIEPGKNYGWPVITYGINYNGKIISTISSKPGMVQPLHYWIPSIGPSGMAFVTGDRYKSWKGDIMSGSLRFKYLNRSVLKNNKVVKEEILFKNIGRVRDVRMAPDGYLYIAVESPGTIYKLVPINE, from the coding sequence ATGTTGAAATATTTAAGTACAATAGCCTTTATAGGATCAATAATCATTTTTTGTTCCAGCTTCAGTAAGCAGGCCGATAATTCGGCACAAATAGCAACGCTGCCTTCATTAAAAGATTCTTCCGGCTTTAAAAAGGCTGCGTTGAACTATACTACTTACTGCGCCGGATGCCATGGCGAAAAAATGGATGCCTTTGTTGACCGTAAATGGAAATTTGGAAATTCACGTAAGGACTTATTCACTTCTATAAAACTGGGGCATCCGAACGAAGGAATGCCTGCCTTCGACGCTACCTTTAGCGACGGGGAAATTTATCAGATATCTGATTATATCTTGCATGGCATAGAGAATGTAAGCAAATATTCCTTTAATGAGAGGCCATCCTCAAACATCTTTAAAACAGAGGAAATGACCATCAGGCTCGATACTGTGGCCAGAGGAATGGATGTTCCCTGGGGGATGGCCTTTTTACCCAATGGCGATATCCTCGTTACCGACCGAAACGGGTCATTCTATCGTGTAAAGAAAGATAAATCGCTTCAACCGATAGACGGTGCGCCCGAAGTGCTTAACCGCGGACAGGGCGGACTAATGGATGTTGTTCCCGATCCATCATTTAACGAGAACAAATTTATTTACCTCTCCTATTCTAAATTCAGGAAGGAAGGCGATGCTGTTCTTGCAACTACGGCAATAATGAAGGCAAAGTTAGAGGGTGATAAATTGATTGAACAAAAAGACATATTTGTAGCGCTTCCTTATTCGCGCACGCAGCATCACTACGGCTCAAGAATGCAGTTCGGCAGAGACGGGTATTTATACTTTTCTGTTGGAGAAAGAGGCAATGAAAAGGAAAATCCGCAGCAGATAAAGGCCAATGATCTGGGCAAGATACACCGGATCAAAAGTGATGGCAGCATCCCATCTGATAATCCTTTTGTCAAAACTAAAGGTGCGGAGCCTTCTATCTATTCATATGGGCACCGCAATCCGCAGGCGCTCACCATACACCCGTTAACTGGTAAAATATGGGAGACGGAACATGGCCCCCGGGGCGGAGATGAGATTAACGTTATTGAACCTGGCAAAAACTATGGCTGGCCTGTAATTACCTATGGAATAAATTACAACGGCAAAATAATAAGTACCATCTCCTCAAAACCGGGAATGGTTCAGCCTCTGCATTACTGGATACCATCTATCGGTCCAAGCGGAATGGCATTTGTTACCGGCGACCGCTACAAGAGCTGGAAAGGTGATATTATGAGTGGTTCACTACGGTTTAAATATTTAAACCGCAGTGTCTTAAAGAACAACAAAGTGGTAAAAGAAGAAATCCTGTTCAAAAATATCGGGCGTGTGCGTGATGTAAGGATGGCTCCCGATGGCTACCTCTATATCGCTGTGGAATCCCCCGGAACTATTTATAAGCTCGTGCCGATAAACGAATAG
- the ligD gene encoding DNA ligase D, with the protein MAPAKAPKSEFPEGIKPMLATLVDEPFDDPDWVYEVKWDGYRALAFIKGGEVELMSRNKKSFNEKFYPLYHILKQWNINAVFDGEIMVLNDKGVSNFSSLQNWRSEADGDLVFYVFDILWYDGKNLMELPLSQRQAILKEVLPLADDRIRLSEVFRANGTEFFHAAQRMGLEGIIAKKADSLYIPDFRSREWLKIKIHKRQEVVVGGFTRNEGSTKLFSSLLLGVYEGDTLQYVGKVGTGFSVKVQKELMERFRPMIADDCPFHTVPDYNKPSRFRPNPPRADAIWLRPELVCEVSFAEVTEDGVFRHPSFEGLREDKKARDVVREKAAHTDEVVKDEPEPLRQKMIAAPKDKTRKSLLNPKDETQVRKICGHDIKFTNLSKVYWPEDGITKRDLFNYYYQVGEYIMPYLKDRPQSLNRFPNGINKPGFYQKNVKDKAPAWAETFPYTTSDGEHKEFLVPKDEASLLWMASLGCIEMNPWFSRVQSPDYPDYCVIDLDPDQNTFEQVIEAALTVKKVLDAIDVPCFCKTSGSTGIHIYIPMGAKYTYDQSQLFARLLVNIVHRQIPGYTSIERQIKNRKGKMYLDFLQNRPGATIAGPYSLRPKPNATVSMPLHWDEVKPGLKMKDYNIFNAIGRLRTEGDLFAGALGEGIDLEKAVKKAKSVFQ; encoded by the coding sequence AGGTTAAGTGGGATGGATACAGGGCGCTTGCTTTTATAAAGGGGGGAGAAGTAGAACTGATGTCGCGGAATAAGAAATCCTTTAATGAAAAGTTTTATCCACTATATCATATCCTGAAGCAATGGAATATCAATGCTGTTTTTGACGGTGAGATTATGGTGCTGAACGATAAAGGGGTGTCAAATTTTTCATCCTTACAAAACTGGAGAAGTGAAGCCGACGGCGATCTTGTGTTTTACGTATTCGACATCTTGTGGTATGATGGAAAAAATTTGATGGAGTTGCCATTATCTCAGCGTCAGGCTATTTTAAAAGAAGTTCTTCCGTTAGCTGACGACCGGATACGATTGAGCGAGGTTTTCAGGGCGAATGGTACGGAGTTTTTTCACGCAGCGCAGCGTATGGGGCTCGAGGGAATCATTGCAAAGAAAGCGGACAGTTTGTACATACCTGACTTTCGTTCGCGCGAATGGCTTAAAATTAAGATTCATAAACGTCAGGAAGTAGTGGTTGGAGGTTTTACCAGGAATGAAGGGAGCACCAAACTGTTTAGTTCCCTGCTGTTAGGTGTATACGAAGGCGATACGCTTCAATACGTCGGTAAAGTTGGCACTGGCTTCAGCGTGAAAGTGCAAAAAGAACTGATGGAGAGATTCAGGCCCATGATTGCTGATGACTGTCCCTTTCATACGGTGCCAGACTATAATAAGCCCTCGCGGTTTCGCCCGAACCCGCCCAGGGCCGATGCCATCTGGTTGAGGCCGGAGCTTGTTTGTGAAGTTAGCTTTGCGGAAGTAACAGAAGACGGCGTGTTCAGACATCCGTCTTTTGAAGGCTTGCGTGAGGATAAAAAAGCAAGGGACGTAGTTCGCGAAAAGGCAGCACATACGGATGAGGTAGTGAAGGATGAGCCTGAACCATTGAGGCAGAAAATGATTGCTGCGCCGAAAGATAAAACACGGAAGTCGCTTCTAAATCCAAAAGACGAGACTCAGGTACGTAAGATTTGCGGGCATGATATCAAATTTACCAACCTCAGCAAGGTGTACTGGCCGGAGGATGGCATAACAAAGCGCGATCTGTTTAACTACTACTATCAGGTAGGCGAGTACATCATGCCTTATCTGAAAGATCGTCCGCAGTCGCTCAACCGGTTTCCGAACGGTATTAACAAACCAGGCTTTTACCAGAAGAACGTAAAAGACAAAGCCCCCGCCTGGGCAGAAACATTTCCATACACAACCAGTGACGGCGAGCATAAGGAGTTTCTTGTACCTAAAGATGAAGCGAGCTTATTATGGATGGCTTCGTTGGGATGCATTGAAATGAATCCCTGGTTCTCACGGGTGCAGTCGCCGGATTACCCCGACTACTGTGTTATTGATCTGGATCCCGATCAAAATACTTTTGAACAGGTAATCGAAGCCGCGCTCACGGTTAAGAAGGTGCTCGACGCTATAGATGTCCCCTGTTTTTGCAAGACCTCAGGGTCCACAGGCATACATATCTACATCCCGATGGGCGCTAAATACACATACGATCAGTCACAGCTGTTTGCCCGGTTGCTGGTCAACATCGTACATCGGCAAATACCAGGTTACACCAGTATTGAAAGGCAGATTAAGAACCGTAAAGGGAAAATGTATCTCGACTTTCTGCAGAACCGTCCGGGCGCCACAATTGCCGGGCCGTACTCGTTGCGCCCCAAGCCAAACGCCACTGTTTCTATGCCGCTTCACTGGGACGAAGTAAAACCGGGATTGAAAATGAAAGACTATAACATATTCAATGCCATTGGGCGACTGAGAACAGAAGGGGATTTATTTGCAGGAGCACTTGGCGAAGGGATTGACCTCGAAAAAGCTGTAAAGAAGGCAAAAAGCGTTTTTCAATAG
- a CDS encoding DinB family protein: protein MSIIEMLLKELDQESQITRKMLQRVPDDKYDWQPHEKSMTLRQLAIHVAELPSWIMMGLTTDELDFATSPYDPVPVNNNAQLLELFEKSLAEGRSQLAAANEEKLEEKWTLRNADQIYSVMTKGEVVRHSLSQTIHHRAQLGVYLRLLNIPIPGTYGPSADEQGF from the coding sequence ATGTCAATTATTGAAATGCTCTTAAAAGAACTGGATCAGGAATCACAGATCACACGCAAAATGCTGCAGCGTGTACCCGACGACAAGTATGACTGGCAACCGCACGAAAAAAGTATGACCCTGCGACAGCTTGCTATACATGTTGCCGAACTACCATCCTGGATTATGATGGGACTTACCACCGACGAACTTGATTTCGCCACCAGTCCTTACGATCCGGTGCCTGTTAACAACAATGCTCAGTTACTGGAGCTTTTTGAAAAATCGCTTGCAGAAGGCCGATCGCAGTTAGCTGCTGCAAATGAGGAGAAGCTGGAAGAAAAATGGACTCTTCGCAACGCAGACCAAATCTATTCGGTAATGACGAAAGGAGAAGTAGTAAGGCATTCTCTCAGCCAAACCATTCACCACCGCGCACAATTGGGTGTTTACCTGCGGCTATTGAACATTCCAATTCCGGGAACTTACGGACCAAGTGCTGATGAGCAGGGTTTTTAA
- a CDS encoding sensor histidine kinase, protein MPLENGEYFMEYRKLEEALERQNKLIRTITENATTALFTMNTEGYCTYMNPAGERMFGYTAEEIASTPLHYLIHSRRPDGSLYPIEECPIDRALPEHTTVRAHEDVFFRKDGSPVPVSCSISPVYENGHPVITVLEVHDLTEQKKHEEAILRNTKNLEILNSIGKSISAEMDLRNILQKVTDASTNLTGAQFGAFFFNTVKTKGESYLLYTLSGATADTFKGFPMPGKTPLFHPTFNGERVIRSDDITMDPHFGHNYHNGMPGGHLPVVSYLAVPVIAKSGAVIGGLFFGHSRPGAFSTEDEKMVSSIASQAAIAIDNAKLFDKVKTANRQNKRLLKIAKQLDDKKNEFMSIASHELKTPVTSIKGYLQIIEKIAKAEEKPILNGFITKAARQVDKLTSLVNDLLDATRIQAGKITYNFTTFNFGDVLEDSISSLRVVNNTHTIEINGDQNIFITADRIRLEQVISNLLSNAVKYSPEADKIILNVNQEEEILKVEIIDFGIGISEHTIPNIFDRYFREIDKNYQFNGLGLGLYISAEIIKGHNGMIWVESEPGMGATFSFTIPVNQTT, encoded by the coding sequence ATGCCTTTAGAAAACGGTGAATATTTTATGGAATACCGGAAATTAGAAGAAGCCCTTGAACGACAGAATAAACTTATACGTACAATAACCGAAAACGCTACCACCGCCCTCTTTACAATGAATACTGAGGGATACTGTACCTATATGAATCCTGCGGGAGAAAGAATGTTCGGATATACGGCCGAAGAAATCGCTTCAACTCCCCTGCATTATCTTATTCATTCCCGTCGTCCTGATGGCAGTCTTTATCCGATTGAAGAATGCCCTATCGACCGGGCCTTGCCCGAGCATACAACGGTAAGGGCCCACGAAGATGTTTTCTTCCGTAAAGATGGCTCTCCGGTTCCGGTTTCATGTTCAATAAGTCCGGTCTATGAAAACGGACATCCTGTGATAACGGTTTTGGAAGTGCACGACCTGACCGAGCAAAAAAAACACGAAGAGGCAATACTGCGAAACACAAAGAATCTCGAAATTCTAAATTCCATAGGCAAATCGATCTCTGCCGAAATGGATCTCCGGAATATATTGCAGAAAGTAACGGATGCCAGTACCAACCTTACAGGAGCACAATTCGGGGCTTTCTTCTTCAATACAGTAAAAACCAAAGGCGAATCATACCTGCTTTACACTCTATCGGGAGCAACGGCAGACACGTTTAAGGGCTTTCCAATGCCAGGAAAGACACCTTTATTTCATCCTACCTTTAACGGTGAACGTGTCATCCGCAGTGACGACATTACCATGGATCCGCATTTCGGGCACAATTACCACAACGGAATGCCCGGCGGACATCTCCCTGTAGTGAGCTATCTGGCCGTGCCGGTGATCGCCAAATCTGGCGCCGTGATAGGCGGCTTGTTTTTTGGCCATTCAAGGCCTGGTGCTTTCAGCACCGAAGACGAAAAGATGGTGTCGTCGATAGCATCCCAGGCTGCAATTGCTATAGACAATGCCAAACTATTTGACAAAGTAAAAACGGCAAACCGCCAAAACAAACGGCTGCTTAAGATTGCTAAACAGTTGGATGATAAAAAAAATGAATTCATGAGCATTGCAAGTCATGAATTAAAGACTCCAGTAACAAGTATCAAGGGATATCTCCAGATAATTGAAAAAATAGCGAAGGCAGAAGAAAAACCAATTTTAAACGGCTTCATTACAAAGGCGGCGCGACAAGTGGATAAATTAACCTCCCTTGTAAACGATCTGCTCGACGCAACCCGGATACAAGCAGGAAAGATTACTTACAATTTTACGACGTTTAATTTTGGCGACGTACTTGAAGACTCTATCAGTTCACTGCGGGTAGTTAACAATACTCACACGATTGAGATTAACGGAGACCAGAATATCTTCATTACAGCCGACAGGATAAGGCTTGAACAGGTTATATCCAATCTTCTGTCGAATGCGGTTAAATATTCTCCTGAAGCAGATAAGATCATTCTAAACGTCAATCAGGAAGAAGAAATACTAAAAGTGGAAATAATCGACTTTGGCATAGGAATAAGTGAACATACCATTCCTAATATTTTCGACAGGTACTTCCGTGAAATCGATAAAAACTACCAATTTAATGGCCTGGGCCTTGGGCTTTATATCTCCGCCGAAATCATAAAAGGCCATAATGGCATGATCTGGGTTGAAAGCGAACCAGGTATGGGCGCTACCTTTTCTTTCACTATTCCTGTCAACCAGACAACCTGA
- a CDS encoding MerC domain-containing protein — protein MKLQKLTGRLDNAGMVASVLCAVHCSVVPLILTLLPLWGLEFLAEEWVEITMIGAALVIGILSLGVSFKKHHSRITPIATLLSGFLLIAMGHFSGHKVLEPVLIPAGGFTIALAHYINWRFTRCRMHQPLVHQNLLK, from the coding sequence ATGAAACTACAAAAGTTAACAGGACGATTGGACAACGCCGGTATGGTGGCAAGTGTACTCTGCGCTGTTCATTGCTCAGTTGTACCGTTAATTCTCACACTGCTTCCCTTGTGGGGACTTGAGTTTTTAGCAGAAGAATGGGTTGAGATAACAATGATAGGAGCCGCACTTGTGATCGGAATACTTTCCCTTGGTGTCTCGTTTAAAAAACATCACAGCAGGATAACGCCAATTGCAACGTTACTAAGTGGATTCCTCCTTATTGCTATGGGGCATTTTTCGGGGCACAAGGTGCTTGAGCCTGTATTGATTCCGGCAGGAGGGTTCACTATAGCTCTTGCTCATTATATAAACTGGCGATTTACCCGTTGCCGGATGCATCAGCCTTTAGTTCATCAAAATCTATTGAAATGA
- a CDS encoding GNAT family N-acetyltransferase: MKYNDIKLVNNESKQRYELTVEGLLSFIDYEIKDNIIYLTHTEVPEELEGKGIAAGMVEKAFNDIEERGLKLVPYCSYVATFLKRHPQWNRLLSEE, translated from the coding sequence ATGAAATATAACGATATTAAGCTGGTAAATAATGAAAGTAAGCAACGGTATGAACTAACAGTTGAGGGACTTCTTTCTTTTATCGACTATGAGATAAAGGACAATATCATTTACCTTACGCATACAGAAGTGCCTGAAGAACTCGAAGGCAAAGGAATCGCTGCCGGAATGGTAGAAAAAGCATTCAACGACATAGAGGAACGCGGCTTAAAGCTGGTACCCTATTGTTCTTATGTAGCGACATTCCTTAAGCGTCATCCACAATGGAACCGGTTGCTGAGTGAAGAATGA